Genomic segment of Synchiropus splendidus isolate RoL2022-P1 chromosome 4, RoL_Sspl_1.0, whole genome shotgun sequence:
TTGAATTGATCTATTCAGGGAGATGGTGGGGGCATCCTGAGACGCTGCAGGTTAAGTCATCGATTTCTGTACATTCATACGACCAGTGAAACCGGTCGTGTGAATGAAAACCGGAAAAAGTGCTACAGAAATGAAGGAATAAGTTAACTTTACTGAGAGTATATTTAAGCCTTACACATCTTGAGACGTGAGCTGGTCTGTGGCCTTGACATGGTGGGGACAGAGAGTTTCTGTTTTCCACATCTGAGCAATAAATGACTGAAAGCATCAACAcctttaagattttttttatttttttacggaATCAATCAGACACAAATTGTTGCTGCTGCCTGACAACAAGAATACCTGCAGGTTTCAATTCACCCCAGCAGCCCTTGGTTTGGAATGGAACAGAGTTGGTGCAGAGTTGgtctgttttcactgtttgttGTCTGAATTCAGATTCCCTCCCTCTGTACATATACAACTTGAATGATGACTCACAATTGTGAGTAGGTGTGAATGCGTATGTGAGTTGTCCGCCCCTTGATGGACTGGTCACCCGGTCAGGGTGTTCGCAACCTCTCATCCCAAGTATCTGGAATACACTCCAGGTTCAACTTATTGGTATTAGCACAGAGGAGGGCAGTCAAGTTccctaaggggccaggttatatgtTGTGACCGGTGAAAGGGGTcaacaaacccaaagaaaggagggtaagagaaaactgaaaataaaaattaagtgatgacatcatgtgtgattatgaattgCACAAAATTAAATTACACGCAGAAAATTCGTTGTGTTTTACTTAATTTAAATCACACTCCATTTAAAGAATCTATACTTTCTAAATATATATGTTCAATTCTGATGTACAGTGAATCCACGCTATAACACGGTTCACCTTTCGCGGCTTCGCTGTTTCACAGCTTTTTTTAATgcccttttttatttatttatttatttaaacagtgcATTGTGTTCTGCATCCTGATTGGCTCAGGGACAAACCAATGTGAACAGTCTCCGCGCCTCGCCTCTGTGCAGCTTGCCGAATTTACGTTTGCAAATTTACTCCATGATAAAACCCACAATGTCAACGAAACGTTCCACACCGGCAAAGGCACCTGAGGATGCGcccaaaaggaagagaaagacgATAAATATCGCAGAAAAAGTCAAACTTCTGGACATGCTGAAGGAAGGTAGAAGGTATGTGGCTGTCCAGCGCCATTACGGAATAAATGAATCTTCGGTTCGTTCcataaagaaggaggaaaataacaaaaaaacttcATGAAACTTTTGCTCTGTTGCTTTGTGGCAatccctgaagggagaagccggaaggaAAAGGCAAAGAGGCAAAGTTAGAGGAACGGTGAAATACGTGTGAGTCACAATGTGTCCAACCTCGTACTgactattaaaaatattattttacggTTTTTCCAAAATCTATCATAAAGCTGACTACTTCACGGTTTTCGCCTATCAAAGGTTCTTTTTGGAACATAACCCCGTGATAAATGAGGGTTCACTGTAcagtattttaagggacaagaaatcctaaaatagccaacaaaaaagacaaacaataaaaaaaatatatcaccatcataatgaacaaaaaacaatgcacaagacaaaaatgtcagagacaatgtcacttttatagttttactctgactccaggagggccacataaatacagtcaaagggccacatttggcccccggaccACATATTGGCCAGGTCTGTAAAAGCACAGGCTCAGAGACACTGTGACCGCCACAAGAGCTGAGCTCTTgtcttgctgctgttgttgttgcacCACAGAAATCACAAAAAGCCAAGTTTTTGTGATCCACCAACCTTGTCCCTCTCTGACTTGACATTCCTGTTTGTTCACAGGCGCGTTCTTTCTGTACTCGAGCTTGGCCTTTCTGGGTTTTATCTTCATCTACGGCTGCCTGCCGGAGACGAAATCAAGGCGCCTGGAGGAGATTGAGGCGCTCTTTGAAAATCAGCTGTGCTCATGCGGCGCTTCGGATTCAGACGAGGGACGACAGGTGGAATACATTCGGGTCAAAGGGTCCAACTACCATCTATCAGACAACGATGCATCTGATGTGGACTAAAGCGCCAAGTCGTGTCTCCACTCTGGGTGTTGCACTTACTGCTTAAACACGCAGagggtttgttttctttctctttgtgagCAGAGGACatccctcctctctgtctgtgaTATGTCATCCTGTCACTTTCTATGAAGTTCTTTGAGGCAAGCGAGTTTGTTCCGCAGCAGCAAGCTGAGGATGGATGAAtgtctgttgtttatttgaacAGGAAATTGTAAAAGTGTGATTCTCCAAACACATCTCCACTGGCCGGTTGGTAATGTGACAATTTATCAGATTTATCACTCTGGagttttgaacaaaaatgtttgtttaaaacaCGTTGCATGTACATAGTATCCCAGGAACACTTGAAAACAATAAGCTAGTCCTGTTCGGTGATCATTTAGGAACCTCGGGAAGACCTGTTACACAGTTTTGTTTGCAAGGATGTCCGTTGGTTTACGAATATCTGCAGTCAGAGAATCAGATACACTGAAGACGTGTTGACAGTAAGTTGTTGTGGACCTTCAGAGCAGCTTTGCCTTCCTCTCTCAAAAGGTTAACGCTGCTTAAATCTGTAGCATAGCACACCATGGCTCATACTGATTCAGCTTGTCCTTTTTTTAGATGGCTGATCTGTGGCAGACAGTTGAGACAGTTCTATTTATTAAACACCTTTACGCCGACTACAGAGATGTTAATCTGACAAGAccgcctgttttttttaaaataagagGATCATTCACAAACATGAGATGGATGACAACATTGTAGGTAGGACTCAAGAATAGGCGGAAATCAACAGTTGTATCACAATACAATATTATATCATTAGTGAATCACAATATAATTTTGATTCAATTCATGATCAATATGTTGACAAAGCTGCTGTTGTCGGAATGTCAATAAGGCCACAGGACTGAAAACCCAAAGGCTTTTCAATTTGCACGAAATGGAAAGATTCATTTTCCCTCTTAGGTTTATGTCCCATCAGCTGGTTGGCACATCTTGTTAGCATTCTCCATCTGAGCCCGTCCTCCCTCATCACACCTCCCCCTTTCCTCATGGAcccatgaacctcaatggttgACAACCTCTGTATCTTCATCTCATGCCAGATTTGTAAGTCTAAAAACCATAACATTGGTCTTACTATGGATCAGGTCTTCAATATCTAAATCTAAGTAAACAAATAGCCTGGATGATTTAGAGCCTGCACAAATGTTCCTACCTGTTGGAGACtgtcaaactcacagggatccAGTGGCGGGGAAGTGGTGAGTCGGAAATGCTCTGTACAGGAGAGCAGAGCTGGGAAAACCTAGATGCAAATGATCGTAGCTGGTGACGGGTATGGAATGAGCACAGAATATGAGCTCCTCTGGCACGACATGATCCTCATTTGTGTCAATAATATTCATGTGGATGTCCTCCACACTCTTcttgaaatgatgtgatgtcCCCATCTCGATACAATCACTGTCCCCCAGAGTGTTTTCAACAAGTGTTTTGTGACGATCTGTGTCTAAAATGTCACTTCaccaaaagcatttttttattagAATCTAAAGGTCTACAAGACTAATTTTGCAAAACATATATCAAAATACCTGTCACTGTGCACTTCCGGTAAAAATCTAAGATGCATCACGGATAAAACAAGCTCAGCTGTGCGCGTGTCGTTTCATGGTAggttcttttggcttctccaaTGACATGTTAAAGTCAAGGTCACCTGTACAGGTCGTCATTCCTTTCAAGAGTGCAGTATCTTTAAATGAAGTTACTATATAGGGCACCTCTGTTTCACTCTTCTTCACAACTGATCGATGCAGTCAGCACAAGTGAGATAACGTATGCTCATCTGTATTTAACTCTCTTACTTTGATAATAGTGCCTGTGTATTGTAAAGGTGCCTAAATGGCTGTTTTCAGTCCAAAAACTGTTGAGTGGTATGTATCATATCATGTGGTGTTTGGTTCTActtgtatttcatatttattatttctgtcTTCCTCTGTAGCCTTATGTACAAATGCGTAATTTGCTGGGGTGTTTTTTTGTGAAACTGTTGAGATGAATCGTTTCTGTGTAGCAAAACGCTGTCGACACGTCGTCAGCGGAGAAACAGGAATCGCCCTCTCCAGTTCGATTCGACTGATTATGTTTGTCGTCCACTTTTGTGTTCAAACATTTCCGTTCAAAAATCCGACTAGTTTTATACTAAAAGTATTATGGAGTTGTGACGACCAAATATTCTCGTGTTTGTTGATTTTGAAAACTTCACTGTGTGGATAGTCTTTCTACAGTAAAGGAAGTTAGCAATTACAGTGGTATATTGTATATTTGATTATTGTCAGAGCTGTACATGTTTGCTAGAGTTTATATTCTATAAAAAGGTTCATGGACACTTGAATATGTATACCAGGAAGAAATAAATCGGTATTAGAGGAACGTGTTGAGGTTTTATTTCACCATTGTCCCCTCATATTCTGCAAAACGTTTGTATTCAGATACATTACAACTACAGAGATTTTGTCTCTTATTTTTGTGTCACTCTTCCTTCATCTTCTGCTTCAGCATGAGTAAGATGTTGGCAATGTCCTGCAGTGTTTCGCTGTCCTCTGTGAGTCGGTGGGATCTGCTGGCATTTGTTCGATCCACCTTCACATGGTCATCATTTAGCGGTCGGGCAAGTCCAGGCTGCTGATCTGTTTGAGAGAAAAAGGTAAGAAAAATTGCTTTTTACAACAATTTAACTACAATCAGGTCAAATaacatgtactgtacatttaaAATCAGATTGCTTGAAAAAAGCAACACCTATGGAAAATACCAACATTTTACTGTAttaaaaaggaataaatataattaaagcATTATGCAAAGTAATTCTAGAAATGTAGTCTctaatcatttaaaataaaaataagaaatacaCATGTTGAACTATGTTTCTCGGGATGGAGGATTTGAGATTTGGATCTCAATCATTGCGAGGAATTCATTTGCTCGTGTTGACTCTCACCTCTGGCACGATCTTCTAAGTAGCTGACGTATCCCTGCAGAATGGATCTACTGCTCGTATTCTGAGGAAATATGCCAGACTGTATGCCAGTCGCTTCACTTCCGTCGTTTTGTGTAGAGCCAGCCTGCCCCCCGGTGGCTGCTACTGGTATTAAAACATCGGGAGGTTGTGGACCCATGACGGACAGGTTTGTCTGGAGATCATACTGTGTCTCTGCATCACTCTTCTCAACAGTAGCATCCGTTTGAGTTCCAGAATCCTGCAGTGGGTTGGTTGTTCTTCTGCACTCAGAGCAGGTTCGTGAAAGAACAGAATGAGTCCAGAGAGGAACATTCTCGGGATAACTCTGAGTGAACTTTTGGGGAGTGATAGAATTCAGAGAGGGGGATCTTTGGTTTCCAGGCGAATGAAGGTTTTGGTTGCAACACCTTTGGTGAGCAGGTTGACAGTGCACCTCCTCCTACAGCACACAATGATGCACAGTCAGAAACGTTCGCTTCCCTTGTGaattatttgtctttttaaacTTGTCCATGAATTATCAAAGTTCTTTAATGTGATATCCGGGGCCCAACTGGGCTCTTACGACTGCATACATACATCCTCTATTCTGCATTGTTCTCAAGGCGCTCATCACAGGGCAACACATATTTAACAACAACCATtgctcacacattcacatgacCTCAGTTAATCTGAACCCCaaatgagcatgtctttgggctgtgggaggaaaccagagttcccagagaaaacccacaagCACATTGAGAGCACGGAGAACTCGTGCAGAAAGGCCACCGGTCTGACCTGGCAGTCCAGCCCACAGCCTTCTTGCTGCATGGCCAGAGTGTTAACCACTGGGCCGCCGTGTGGCCCATATTCCCAAATAGTTCCCCTAGATTCCCATTCAATCCAATAAATTCCATAATATCCGATGTGGAATATTTCTAAAATTCCAAAAGTTAACTACCCATGGAAATTTACCAGAAATAGTGCACCCCTTTGCAACCTAACACCTACATACAAACCAAGATCACTGACTTACATCACTGGAACTGGAGTAGCCACCTCTGTGACTGCAAACAGGTGATAGGTGGCAGCAAGTCCTGgtctgaccactgcagaccacTGCTGTGGACAAACTTGCTTCATTATTCAAAACGATCTTAATGACAAAGGTATTAAAAATGCTGACTGATAACTGAGCTTACCACAGTTTTGGTTAGTGCTGTCAGTgagctgaaaaataaaacaacacacaTGTAAAGCAGAGCTATTCACAACAGCCAGCAAAGACACTCTTACAGAAAGTACAGTCAAACTCTTTTAATATTTCTATATACACACTAGGGCCTAAACAAATGCTTGAGAATGTGTAGGTGGTGACACACCCCACACGTCAAAGTAAAGGAGAACATGGGGAAAAGAGTGTCTGGGGGGGTTTTAAATGCCCTCCATTTAGCGGTCGATCTGCGAGCCAACTCTCACCGCTGTGCTCGTAAGCTTTGGATAGTGACCAAAAGAACATCAGACTGATATGAGCAGAAATAAGCAGTCTACTGGAAATGCCCCCTGTACACCTCTCAAGTGAGGTGTTCCCTTGATCTGTGAAAATCTCTTTATTAAACGGTGGAAAATGTACAGAGGTTTTCACCTTTCCAGCTGAAACCATTGGATGATTTCAAATCCATTTCTCAACTTATACCCAGAATAGATAAAGTTTGTTTTCTGGTCATATGCGAAAATTCAATAACTATCAAATAAACATCTCAATGAACTGCATGTCTGGTCCTGGTCATGGTTACTGTAGCTGCAGTTCTTATACGTACCACATGGTTGCAGCACGACTCACCTCTTCTCTGCTCATTGTTACAGGAACGGTTCTGGTGGACATGAGCGTAAATCAAGTTAACTCACgctaaacaacaaaaaacacatgtaCAGACATTTTGTGGGGGCGGTGCCCAAGCCAGAATAAAAGGGAACCCATCGCAAAATTTGTAAAATTAATGCAAAAtatcaaattaaataataagGCAATTTACACCAACATCCATCAACAATCCAAAAAGATCCTAATAAAATACTCGGAAGGTGATCACTTAAACACTGTGTTTACCTGTCGGATGctccaaaatacatttgtggTGTATGAGTGTTGATCACGGTCGAGAAATCAGATGCTGCTCCTGTGAAGTGTAAAACGAAATAGTTTCAAAGGAATCATGCAGAGCGTAAACTTACTGTAGCTACCTGGAGCACCGTAGTCTCCACCACTAAAGCAGCTAGAGACGTCCTCCACAAACAGATTCTCATTATCTGCCTCCTGGCCAGTGATGAATTCAAGAGTTGGCTCCTGGAACAAGGTTTGGTGCAGGGCGAAGTCTGCCTCTCCCGGACGTTCCTGCGCCACGCTGCTACAATTCACAACTAATTTAGCGATATTGCGATGCATTTCCAATTCATTAAAATCAAAGTTTAGACTTGAACCAGTCCTGGGCCTGAAGCTCTTTTGAACAAAACGTGAAAGATTCTGAATGAGTTGAAGTGAACTAAATCACCATGGTAACAGGTCTGCTGAGGGTGAATGTTGCGGGACGAGGGTAAAGCTTGTCTTCCAAGAAGCTTCAGCACACGTTCCCCTCGGCTCAGATAAGGGCGGGAACTAAGACAAGAGTGCAGAAGTCACTTTATCTGTACCTTCAGTCACTACAATCAGCAACAACCACAACCCTTCCAAACGCATGCATCAACGTGCAGTTGTGTGCCAGAGAGGTACTGTACTTCAGTCCGTTCCAGTACAGATGTTCCCCAGGGTGAGGGCTGGCAGAGGGGGGACTGTTGACTCCTCTGCAGGAGATTCAACTGGAGAGACACTCTTCCTGCAGATTTTAATAGCAGCATTACAATGCTAATGTAGGAAGGAAATGTAGTTTTGGATTCAACCTGAAGAAGCAGATGACTTGGAAGAGAAAGGGCTGGATCGTTGATAATCTGAAGCGCTGATGTCAGAGAAGGCTGACTCTAAAACTGGTGAGAGCTGCAGACATGGAAGAAAACTTGGTTACTGTTTAGATGGGGGAACATATCAAGAATAAACTACTTATCCACATATGTATTAGGGCTATATTAGACAACTATGATTCATGATAAAGGGAATCTTGTTACACCTGACAATATTATCAGCTGATTCAGTTTATCATTTggtaatatgtgttccccagtATGAAGTGGAGTGTTATGCgtttgactttgaaaaacaGATTCAATATTGTAGTGCACTCAAGTGAaagcctttattgtcattatatgACAAAGCATACAATGAAATTAGGTTTGCTACTCCACATGGTgcttgttatatatatataaaaaaacaatatagcTATATATGTACACATACACCCATGCATACGCTCACACGAAGCACAGACATAAAATAGGAACTGAACATTGTAAACAAGGCACCTCCATGTAAAAATGATGAGCAATAATAAATAAGATGACTGGACGGATGTGAAATTAAAATAGAATATTGCACTCATGGTTCCGTGTATTGTACAGAGTGACCACACAGATTATGTCATCCATGGTTGAGGGCGTTGATGGCTCTGGGAAAGAAACTATCTCTAAATCTATTTGTCCTGGTTCTGTGGGACCTATATCGTCTTCCAGAGGGCAGCAGCGTGAACACAGAGTGACCGGGCTGGAAACAATTCTTCACAATGTTTTTGGCTCTGTTGAGGTAGCGTGAACTGACGATACACACTCAGTTGTGTATATGAAAATCTGAATTTATTCAGACATACCTGCTGATACTTAAAACGTTGTGGAATCACATACTTCTGTGGTGGTCCAGGAAAACTAAATGGGACCAGTAAAGAGTCAGATCACAATGTAATAACAGTGATATTATTGCAATACTTTCACCTGCAAGACTGGGCATCCATCAGGCTGAGCTTTGAAGGAGATCCAGGGCTCATCGGGAGAACCAGCGGCTGCTTTTGCTTCTTCTTTGAGCCTTTACCGCCGCTGAAAAGTGCCACTTTTGGAGGTTCTGTGGGAATTTTCAAGGATAATTATCAGTTATTCTCTCATCTGAGACGCGTCATCATGACAGCACCAAATCAGAGAACAGACAACACtaaaattaaaaagcaaaatCTTCTTGTCACATGTACATAGGTACCGAATCAACCAAACACTTTCTGTCCTGTTAATACATTTTGGACAACTTCACATTGGAATTTGTACTTTAGAAACATATTTTTCAAGATATATTtcagcagaaaacgcttttgagTCCACAGTTATtacctttattttctttcttcgaTGCAATCTGGTTGACCACAAAGAGAGTGAGCAGGTCCATACTAACACAGGCACTACCTTTTGGAGAGCTTGGAACCGGGGGGAGACCCATTTTTTTCAACCTTTGCTGCATTTTCGTCCTTTCAAAAAACTCCTGAGAGACACAGTCAGCtgtcaatatataatatatttaaatcTGAACTGTTTTGCTTTTTAATTTGACCAACTCTTTGTCTTTTGGCGTCATCTTTCATCATCAACCTCTTCCTGAAACACAGGACACCAAGTTCAACACTTTAGATTCAGGCTAATGCTAAGCTAATATCGTAAAAATAGGAAAGAATTCATGAAACCTACCTTGAACCTCCGACCCAGTTCATTTTTGCTGTTACccagaaaatgttgaaaatagattttgacGGTGAGTTCTGCAATTAATATTTACAGCGAACACAGAATGACATTTGGGttgaaaattgaattaaattaaatgtatttatgccTGAGCCTGTGGAAGTGCAGTTGCGCCTACCGTCAAATGACAGATGGCGGATAATACGGATGATAAGAAGGACATAAATAGGGATTGGTCGAATAAAAACGTTCcaataaatgaaaactaaaatacTCCGTACTGACAAGTCAAGCGCAGGTGTCGAACGACAAAGTATGTTTTGGTCGGAAGTAGTGTCAAAGTGAATCCCTCTGatgaggtttaaaaaaataaaatcttacATTACGACGGTCAACTTTTATGAGTTCGCATTGACAACAAGTCGACATGTAAAGAAAGACGGTGGAAGCGCGACGTTccgttttgttttaaataattccTTAAATGTAAAATTTTAACCTTCAATTTATCCTTCAGtttataaaaatataacaaGAATGTAGCAAAATGATTTAAAACGACTTGGTCTTTGATCTTAAGTAGTCGTCGTGAGTTGTTTAGCGCGCTTTTGTTTTGTAGTACACCGGATATCGTTCGCTAGCATCCTGCACTTGTTCGCGGTGCTAACGGGAGCAGGATGTAGCGGTACTTGAATGGTTTGCATCCGAGGATCTGGTCCGGACGAATGCCGTCTCTTTCCTTGGTGTGAGGAAGACTGTGGGGGATGGGTGTTGCGCTCGTCGTCGCTAAAGACGAATAGCCTTAGAAAAAGATGTCCAACATCCTGGATGCGGCGTCCAAAGTGAAGTGGGACCGCGCGGCTGCGGCCAAGCGAGCCGTGCTCCTCGCCGCGGCTGCGTACGGCGTCAAAAGGCTGTACCCCGTTCTCTGCAAGCAGCTCCGCAAGAATCACCGGGGAGATGAGAATGGATCCGCCAAGTCTCTGCTCAGTCACGCAGGGCAGCTCAAGACATCACCCGGCGTGAATGCGGAATTCTTCCGGCAGATCCTGGAACTTGGTCAAATCCTGTTCCCCCGGCTGGTGTCCAGAGAGCTCGGCTTGCTGTCACTGCACTCGGTGGCGCTCATCTCCAGGACCTTTCTGTCCATCTATGTGGCGAGTTTGGACGGCAAGATCGTGAAGACCATTGTGGAGAAGGAGCCGCGGAAATTTATCCTCCAGCTCATCCGATGGCTCCTCATCGCCATCCCGGCCACATTTGTCAACAGCGCCATCCGGTACCTGGAGTGCAAGCTGGCCCTGGCCTTCCGCACCCGGCTGGTCAACCACGCGTACCGGACCTACTTCACTGACCAGACCTACTATAAAGTCAGCAATATGGACGGGAGGCTCGCCAACCCGGACCAGTCTCTCACAGAGGACGTGATGATGTTCTCCCAGTCGGTGGCGCATCTGTACTCGAATCTCACAAAGCCCATTTTGGATGTGATGCTGACCTCCTACACCCTCATCCAGACCGCCCGCTCCCGCGGGGCGAGCGCCAGCGGACCCACTCTCCTCGCCGGACTGGTGGTTTTTGCCACCGCCAAGGTGCTTCGAGCGTGTTCCCCAAAGTTCGGCAAGCTTGTGGCGGAGGAGGCTCACAGGAAGGGCTACCTGAGATACGTCCACTCCAGGATCATTGCTAATGCTGAAGAAATCGCTTTCTACCGGGGTCACAAGGTATGTTGGGATGGATGGGCTCATGATCAGTTATAGGAAGATAGATAGATCCGTTTGCAAATATTGTCACTTGATAGTACATGAGTGGCAAATGACTTCACTAGACGGATCAAAGTTGACCGGTCACATCTCCTCTGGTGAGTATTGTTGAAGCAGAGAGGAATACAAGACTTGACTAAACAACGCTGCTGATATGTTGTTCAGCAACAACTCGATATTAAACATGTTCTCCGACTTCATGTTGCTTTTGTCTCCTcggtctgctgcaggtggagatGCGACAGCTGCAGAAGTGCTACCGAGCTCTGGCTGAGCAGATGAACCTGATCCTGTCCAAGCGTCTGTGGTACATCATGATCGAACAGTTCCTGATGAAGTACGTGTGGAGCGGCAGCGGCCTCGTCATGGTGGCTGTGCCGATCATCACCGCCACCGGCTTTGCTGACAACAGTGAGTCCTTGCACCTTTAATCCCTTCAGATGCCCTCATGTCATCAAAGGAACTAAAATATCAGAGGGGATGGGAAATATTACAGAATGTTCAGGAGCTCTTGACAGTGCATCTCTTGGTGCTGACTGCAGACTGTCTGCTCTGAGAAGTCGCTGTACGGTACATAGCTGACATATCTTGTCACGTCACACACAACCTTTCATTTGGATCAAGAGTCTGTCTTTCAGTCTGAGAAACACTGTTCCACAGCAAACACTATCTCATTTGTAGGTGTTGGTTAGAATCCTGTGGCATCAGCACATTTTATGCCCCAAGAGAGTCATCATCATTTCCACAGTcttctggagcaggaggtgattTGCGTGTGTGAGAGGAGGGGAGCTGCCCGTTCCCAATGCAGCTgcttcagtttttgaaaaaaaagcattacaGTCCAATCTCTCTGTTTTCATTCCTCAATGGTCGTCTGTTGTCATTGTGGTCTATCAAGTAGTCTGTGAGTGGCTTGTTATGCTGGTGGTAAGGTGTCTAGATGGTGACCATTGACACATGCTTAAGTTCTCGTAGCCATGTTAGTGTATAAAAAACGTCATTCAGGAAACTGTCTTAGTATGATCCTGACATTGCCACACATGTATAccttacatttgttttataGCATATATTATATGCAATATAATCTAATAcagtaaataatataatataatataatataatataatataatataatataatataatataatataatattatattatattatattatattatattatattatattatattatattatattatattatattatattatattatatatgacattttatgtgtgtgaatgagagggagccaagtggacaggtgaagttacaggatgcagagatgaagaaggtgggggattttatGTACTTTGGCTCAaatgtccagggcgatggaaagtgtgagaaagaggtgaagaagcgggtgcaggcaggatggaataattgaagaaaagtgtcaggtgtgatgtgtgacaaaagggtgtcggcaaggatgaaagggaaggtgtacaaaacagtggtcaggccagcaatgttgtatggtttggaaacagtggcactgaggaaaagacaggaggcagagccggaggtagcagagatgaagatactgaggttctctctgggagtgagcaggatggataggaccaggaagcagtatatcagagggacagcacatgtcaggtgtttaggagacaaagtcagagaggctagatggagatggtttggacatgtacacaggagagagagccagtacattggtaggattgaggttgaggttggaactgccagggagaaggtggagaggaaggccgaagaggagattgatggacgtggtgaaggatGAGCTGGGGTTTGTAGAtttaagagaagaggaagcagaagacaaGGTGAGATGgtggaagatgatccgctgtggtgaagccaaaagaaaaagaagataatATTAATGTCAATTTATGTATTTCCTCATATTATCGCAGCGCATtagttgctgcatttcaatGCGTCAGTTTGAGTAGGGTCAAAACCATGTGACATCACATAAAA
This window contains:
- the LOC128756766 gene encoding uncharacterized protein LOC128756766 isoform X1; this encodes MSFLSSVLSAICHLTNSPSKSIFNIFWVTAKMNWVGGSRKRLMMKDDAKRQREFFERTKMQQRLKKMGLPPVPSSPKGSACVSMDLLTLFVVNQIASKKENKEPPKVALFSGGKGSKKKQKQPLVLPMSPGSPSKLSLMDAQSCSFPGPPQKYVIPQRFKYQQLSPVLESAFSDISASDYQRSSPFSSKSSASSGRVSLQLNLLQRSQQSPLCQPSPWGTSVLERTEFPPLSEPRGTCAEASWKTSFTLVPQHSPSADLLPCSVAQERPGEADFALHQTLFQEPTLEFITGQEADNENLFVEDVSSCFSGGDYGAPGAASDFSTVINTHTPQMYFGASDRTVPVTMSREELTDSTNQNCAVVCSGQTRTCCHLSPVCSHRGGYSSSSDEEVHCQPAHQRCCNQNLHSPGNQRSPSLNSITPQKFTQSYPENVPLWTHSVLSRTCSECRRTTNPLQDSGTQTDATVEKSDAETQYDLQTNLSVMGPQPPDVLIPVAATGGQAGSTQNDGSEATGIQSGIFPQNTSSRSILQGYVSYLEDRARDQQPGLARPLNDDHVKVDRTNASRSHRLTEDSETLQDIANILLMLKQKMKEE
- the LOC128756766 gene encoding uncharacterized protein LOC128756766 isoform X6 — translated: MSPGSPSKLSLMDAQSCSFPGPPQKYVIPQRFKYQQLSPVLESAFSDISASDYQRSSPFSSKSSASSGRVSLQLNLLQRSQQSPLCQPSPWGTSVLERTEFPPLSEPRGTCAEASWKTSFTLVPQHSPSADLLPCSVAQERPGEADFALHQTLFQEPTLEFITGQEADNENLFVEDVSSCFSGGDYGAPGAASDFSTVINTHTPQMYFGASDRTVPVTMSREELTDSTNQNCAVVCSGQTRTCCHLSPVCSHRGGYSSSSDEEVHCQPAHQRCCNQNLHSPGNQRSPSLNSITPQKFTQSYPENVPLWTHSVLSRTCSECRRTTNPLQDSGTQTDATVEKSDAETQYDLQTNLSVMGPQPPDVLIPVAATGGQAGSTQNDGSEATGIQSGIFPQNTSSRSILQGYVSYLEDRARDQQPGLARPLNDDHVKVDRTNASRSHRLTEDSETLQDIANILLMLKQKMKEE
- the LOC128756766 gene encoding uncharacterized protein LOC128756766 isoform X5, whose translation is MNWVGGSRKRLMMKDDAKRQREFFERTKMQQRLKKMGLPPVPSSPKGSACVSMDLLTLFVVNQIASKKENKEPPKVALFSGGKGSKKKQKQPLVLPMSPGSPSKLSLMDAQSCSFPGPPQKYVIPQRFKYQQLSPVLESAFSDISASDYQRSSPFSSKSSASSGRVSLQLNLLQRSQQSPLCQPSPWGTSVLERTEFPPLSEPRGTCAEASWKTSFTLVPQHSPSADLLPCSVAQERPGEADFALHQTLFQEPTLEFITGQEADNENLFVEDVSSCFSGGDYGAPGAASDFSTVINTHTPQMYFGASDRTVPVTMSREELTDSTNQNCAVVCSGQTRTCCHLSPVCSHRGGYSSSSDEEVHCQPAHQRCCNQNLHSPGNQRSPSLNSITPQKFTQSYPENVPLWTHSVLSRTCSECRRTTNPLQDSGTQTDATVEKSDAETQYDLQTNLSVMGPQPPDVLIPVAATGGQAGSTQNDGSEATGIQSGIFPQNTSSRSILQGYVSYLEDRARDQQPGLARPLNDDHVKVDRTNASRSHRLTEDSETLQDIANILLMLKQKMKEE
- the LOC128756766 gene encoding uncharacterized protein LOC128756766 isoform X7 yields the protein MSFLSSVLSAICHLTNSPSKSIFNIFWVTAKMNWVGGSRKRLMMKDDAKRQREFFERTKMQQRLKKMGLPPVPSSPKGSACVSMDLLTLFVVNQIASKKENKEPPKVALFSGGKGSKKKQKQPLVLPMSPGSPSKLSLMDAQSCSFPGPPQKYVIPQRFKYQQLSPVLESAFSDISASDYQRSSPFSSKSSASSGRVSLQLNLLQRSQQSPLCQPSPWGTSVLERTEFPPLSEPRGTCAEASWKTSFTLVPQHSPSADLLPCSVAQERPGEADFALHQTLFQEPTLEFITGQEADNENLFVEDVSSCFSGGDYGAPGAASDFSTVINTHTPQMYFGASDRTVPVTMSREEVSRAATMCSLTALTKTVQWSAVVRPGLAATYHLFAVTEVATPVPVMRRCTVNLLTKGVATKTFIRLETKDPPL